The window CTCATGACGTATAGGCTGTCACCCACGGCAACGGAGATGGGGTCGATAATGGGCTTGCGCATCTTGGGCATCCCAGTGCGGAGCAAGCGCGAGTCGTGGTTGTACAAGAAGCTCCTGCCGATTTGGTCCACGGCGAGGAGGTTTTCCCGGCCGGGGCCAAAAGCCATGAAATTCATCCACGCCTGTTCGCCCTTCCTGCAGGGCCAGTCGAATGACAGGGACGGCGGAGGCAGCGGGGCGTCCGCTGGCCGTTGATGAACTGCTGGAACCGCTGGCCGTGACCGGGCTGGGCGAAATAAGTTTGCCGGGTTCAAGCAGTGAAGGCTGAAGTGTCTGGGGCCGCCGTTGCAGCTCATGGCCAACAGATTCACAAACCGGCTGCCCATGGAGATGGCGGGCGGACCTCCTGATAATCAGAAGAAAGAACAAGGAACTCGTGGAATGTTTGTGATGATGATTCTCGTTTCTTCTCTTGGTAATATCAAAGAACCATGTACAGTACAGACACGGAGATTATCATCAGAGATTCGCCGAGTACCTGAGGAGTGGGGTTGGGATCCAATTGAACCCGATAATTTCTGGAATGGAGACTATCAGCTGTCAACCACGCAGCCAAGAACAAGATCGATATTTTGTTGGCAAAGAATTGGGGATGCTTGGGGAGGAGCGTTGTTTTATACTGGTGGCGGCGCAAGGAAGACTGAAGAGGGAGGAGATCCGGTGCGATTCCTACCCTAACGCCTTCTACCGTGGGTTAAAttcgtatgtaacttttcgagtagatgatttttcatataaaaaactttttcatccgagttcgtatgcaaaagttatgcccattttaagaaataccagagagattttgcaaataaagtcgaaattcatatttgttaattttcccaacaactagaccacatatcacatgggaaacttattttattttatttttttgacatttccatcattttcttttgttttttctaaaactgaaaaggcgatccacggaggggggggggggtagagtttgatgggccctttagtaccggttcgtgccatgaaccggtactaatgcctcaaagcccattagtaccggttggtggcaccaaccgggactaaaggactaacctttagtcacggttggtgccaccaaccggtactaatgggcatcgcaccctttagtcccggttcgtggcaccaaccggtactaatgccttagccgcacgaaccgggaccaatgctcacattagtcccggttcgtgactgaatcGGGACTAAtatgaatattgccctgtgacgaaagccctgttttgtactagtgaatGTTAAGTCTAGGAGTTGAACTATGTGAGCTGGGGATACAATAAGTTGATTCGCATGTGTGTAGCTAGCTAGTGACGCATGTGCGTGTGTCActggtactccctccggtcctttttgctacgcgtattagatttgtgttgagtcaaacattgcaaagtttgaccaaatttatgttTAAAAATATCAGCATCTACAGTAcgaaaaaaatatatatatatataaaatataaaggtacatttccaatatagatttggcattgtgaatattgaatttttttctataagtttggtcaaagcaGAGATATTTCAACTTcggacaaaacttgtatgcatactaaaaaggaccggaggtaGTACGAGGGAGATAGACGGATAGGAGCACGAACGAcgtgcaaaagttcttttttttgaACAGGAAGGACGTGCAAATTTATTTTTTTAACAGGAACGATGTGCAAAAGTGTTGTGCGCGCAGTCGCGTCTAGCTAGGTGAATTGCAAAAGAAAAAAGCACGTACATACGTGTACGTGTAAAAGTCCTGTCTTTTATTTTTGCGAATGTGCACGTGTAAAAGTTGTTTGTGCGTGTACGTGCCTAGtccggcatgcatgcatgcatgtgcatgcggttgaagtttttttttttgaCGTGATGCGGTTGAAGGTTTTTTTTGACGTGATGCGGTTGAAGGTTTGAAGCAGCTACCATGCGTTATAAATAAGAAAAACAGGAAGAATAAAAGAGGGTAAGCACGCACGTACGTATGTATGAGGTGTACGTGCactccctcaaatcaaatcaatcgaagaaaaagaagaaggtgCACGTGCGGCTGGGCGGAAGAGGGAAGACCCGGCCGGACTTGTTTTGATTCGCTTGGTTTGGACGCGCCTGTAGTTGGAGAGGGTTTCTTTCGATCGCTTCTTTTGATTGTTTCGGTTGGATTGGATTTGAGGCGCTGGTAGTACGTGCAGACTGCCCTCGTTTCGTTGTTTCGTTTTCCATGCATTGATTCCATCGACGCCATAAAGCCAGCCGCGCGGGACTAGACTACACCGGTTGATCTAAGAGAGCTCACTTGGCATAGATGAAGTACTACAAAATATCAAAGCGGTATGACAAGGTCACGGCCAAAGACGTAACGCTCCGACTTGTGCTTAACCATCCGGAGCTGAGCCCACCCAGCCTTTAACAATTTGACGCCCTCGAGAACAGCAAAATTCTCTGTTTTCTCAAGGGCATAGCCATACACATCCTCAATGCTCTCCTCTGGGCAGGTAAGAAAGAACCTGGCAACGCAGACTTGACCGGAGCCGAGCGGCACAATGCTGGCGTCTGTCAGGGTCCAATCTTCCGGCCTGTTCACGTCTGTCCACACATCCTGCAGCACGGGCGGCCTCAACTCACACGAGGCAGTGAGGTCAGATGTGCAGAGCTGCAAATCGTCGGGTGTGAAGCCAAACCAGAGGTTGTGCTCAGGGATGTACTCGGCGCGACCTCTGAACGGCAGTGCCCAGTTGCCTAGTTTGCTCCACGCGCCACTCGCGATGTCATACGAGTATGTGCCGGCGCCAGATGTGGATATCCAGATCTGTGAATCGTCAACCACGGCGTAGGCACTGATTTCAAAGGGCATTGGGGCATCGCGGCAGCTGGATCGATCCACCCCGTCGTCGTCGGCGGCAAAGAAAGGCGGTGGCTGGAGGGAATACCAGCACCAGTCTTGGGCGTAGCTAGCAGGCAGGCGGGTGTGGAGGAGAGCCTGGAAGCAGTCCCGATCGGGCAGCCGGCCAGGGTTGCCGCTCATGACGTATAGGCTGTCGCCCACGGCAACGGAGATGGGGTCGATAATGGGCTTGCGCATCTTGGGCATCCCAGTGCGGAGCAAGCGCGAGTCGTGGTTGTACAAGAAGCTCCTGCCGATTTGGTCCACGGCGAGGAGGTTTTCCCGGCCGGGGCCGAAAGCCATGAAATTCATCCACGCCTGTTCGCCCTTCATGCAGGGCCAGTCGAATGACAGGGACGGCGGAGGCAGCGGGGCGTCCGCTGGCCGTCGATGAACTGCTGGAACCGCTGGCCGTGACCGGGCTGGGCGAAATAAGTTTGCCGGGTTCAAGCAGTGAAGGCTGAAGTGTCTGGGGCCGCCGTTGCAGCTCATGGCCAACAGATTCACAAACCGGCTGCCCATGGCGATGGCGGGCGGACCTCCTGATAATCAGAAGAAAGAATAAGGAACTCGTTGAATGTTTGTGATGATGATTCTCGTTTCTTCTCTTGGAAATATCAAAGAACCATGTACAGTACAGACACGGAGATTATCATCAGAGATTCGCCGAGTACCTGAGGAGTGGGGTTGGGATCCAATTGAACCCGACAATTTCTGGAATGGAGACTATCAGCTCTCAACCACGCAGCCAAGAACAAGATCGATATTTTGTTGGCGAAGAATTGGGGATGCTTGGGGAGGAGCGCTGTTTTATACTGGTGGCGGCGCAAGGAAGACTGAAGAGGGAGGAGATCCGGTGCGATTCCTACCCTAACGCCTTCTACCGTGGGTTAAAttcgtatgtaacttttcgagtagatgatttttcatataaaaaactttttcatccgagttcgtatgcaaaagttatgccctttttaagaaattccagggagattttgcaaataaagtcgaaattcatatttgttaattttcccaacaactagaccacatatcacgtgggaaacttattttattttatttttttgacatttccatcattttcttttgttttttctaaaactgaaaaggcggtccacggaggggggggggggggtagagtttgatgggccctttagtaccggttcgtgccatgaaccggtactaatgcctcaaagcccattagtaccggttggtggcaccaaccgggactaaaggactaacctttagtcacggttggtgccaccaaccggtactaatgggcatcgcaccctttagtcccggttcgtggcaccaaccgggactaatgccttagccgcacgaaccgggaccaatgctcacattagtcccagttcgtgactgaaccgggactaatgtgaatattgccctgtgacgaaagccctgttttgtactagtgaatGTTAAGTCTATGAGTTGAACTATGTGAGCTGGGGATACAATAAGTTGATTCGCATGTGCGTAGCTAGCTAGTGACGCATGTGCGTGTGTCActggtactccctccggtcctttttgctacgcgtattagatttgtgttgagtcaaacattgcaaattttgaccaaatttatGTTAACAAATATCAGCATCTACAATAcgaaaaaaatatatatatataaaatataaAGGTAAATTTCCAATATATATTTGGCATTGTGAATATTGAATTTTTTtatataagtttggtcaaagcaGAGATACTTCAACTTcggacaaaacttgtatgcatactaaaaaggaccggaggtaGTACGAGGGAGATAGACGGATAGGAGCACGAACGAcgtgcaaaagttcttttttttgaACTGGAAGGACGTGCAATTTTTTTTTAACAGGAACGATGTGCAAAATTGTTGAGCGCGCAGTCGCGTCTAGCTAGGTGAATTGCAAAAGAAAAAAGCACGTACATACGTGTCGTGTAAAAGTCCTGTCTTTTATTTTTGCGAATGTGCACGTGTAAAAGTTGTGTGTGCGTGTACGTGCCTAGtccggcatgcatgcatgcatgtgcatgcggttgaagtttttttttttgaCGTGATGCGGTTGAAGGTTTTTATTTTGACGTGATGCGGTTGAAGGTTTGAAGTAGCTAGGATGCGTtataaaaaagaaaaacaggAAGAATAAAAGAGGGTAAGCACGCACGTACGTACGTATGAGGTGTACGTGCactccctcaaatcaaatcaatcgaagaaaaagaaaaaggtgcACGTGCGGCTGGGCGGAAGAGGGAAGACCCGGCCGGACTTGTTTTGATTCGCTTGCCTTGGACGCGCCTGTAGTTGGAGAGGGTTTCTTTCGATCGCTTCTTTTGATTGTTTCGGTTGGATTGGATTTGAGGCGCTGGTAGTACGTGTAGACTGCCCTCGTTTTGTTGTTTCGTTTTCCATGCATTGATTCCATCGACGCCATAAAGCCAGCCGCGCGGGACTAGACTACACCGATTGATCTAAGAGAGCTCACTTGGCATAGATGAAGTACTACAAAATATCAAAGCGGTATGACAAGGTCACGGCCAAAGACGTAACGCTCCGACTTGTGCTTAACCATCCGGAGCTGAGCCCACCCAGCCTTTAACAATTTGACGCCCTCGAGAACAGCAAAATTCTCTGTTTTCTCAAGGGCATAGCCATACACATCCTCAATGCTCTCCTCTGGGCAGGTAAGAAAGAACCTGGCAACGCAGACTTGACCGGAGCCGAGCGGCACAATGCTGGCGTCTGTCAGGGTCCAATCTTCCGGCCTGTTCACGTCTGTCCACACATCCTGCAGCACGGGCGGCCTCAACTCACACGAGGAAGTGAGGACAGATGTGCAGAGCTGCAAATCGTCGGGTGTGAAGCCAAACCAGAGGTTGTGCTCAGGGATGTACTCGGCGCGACCTCTGAACGGCAGTGCCCAGTTGCCTAGTTTGCTCCACGCGCCACTCGCGATGTCATACGAGTATGTGCCGGCGCCAGATGTGGATATCCAGATCTGTGAATCGTCAACCACGGCGTAGGCACTGATTTCAAAGGGCATTGGGGCATCGCGGCAGCTGGATCGATCCAccccgtcgtcgtcgtcggcAAAGAAAGGCGGTGGCTAGAGGGAATACCAGCACCAGTCTTGGGCGTAGCTAGCAGGCAGGCGGGTGTGGAGGAGAGCCTGGAAGCAGTCCCGATCGGGCAGCCGGCCAGGGTTGCCGCTCATGACGTATAGGCTGTCGCCCACGGCAACGGAGATGGGGTCGATAATGGGCTTGCGCATCTTGGGCATCCCAGTGCGGAGCAAGCGCGAGTCGTGGTTGTACAAGAAGCTCCTGCCGATTTGGTCCACGGCGAGGAGGTTTTCCCGGCCGGGGCCGAAAGCCATGAAATTCATCCACGCCTGTTCGCCCTTCATGCAGGGCCAGTCGAATGACAGGGACGGCGGAGGCAGCGGGGCGTCCGCTGGCCGTCGATGAACTGCTGGAACCGCTGGCCGTGACCGGGCTGGGCGAAATAAGTTTGCCGGGTTCAAGCAGTGAAGGCTGAAGTGTCTGGGGCCGCCGTTGCAGCTCATGGCCAACAGATTCACAAACCGGCTGCCCATGGCGATGGCGGGCGGACCTCCTGATAATCAGAAGAAAGAATAAGGAACTCGTTGAATGTTTGTGATGATGATTCTCGTTTCTTCTCTTGGAAATATCAAAGAACCATGTACAGTACAGACACGGAGATTATCATCAGAGATTCGCCGAGTACCTGAGGAGTGGGGTTGGGATCCAATTGAACCCGACAATTTCTGGAATGGAGACTATCAGCTCTCAACCACGCAGCCAAGAACAAGATCGATATTTTGTTGGCGAAGAATTGGGGATGCTTGGGGAGGAGCGCTGTTTTATACTGGTGGCGGCGCAAGGAAGACTGAAGAGGGAGGAGATCCGGTGCGATTCCTACACTAACGCCTTCTACCGTGGGTTAAAttcgtatgtaacttttcgagtagatgatttttcatataaaaaa is drawn from Aegilops tauschii subsp. strangulata cultivar AL8/78 chromosome 1, Aet v6.0, whole genome shotgun sequence and contains these coding sequences:
- the LOC109760216 gene encoding uncharacterized protein; the protein is MGSRFVNLLAMSCNGGPRHFSLHCLNPANLFRPARSRPAVPAVHRRPADAPLPPPSLSFDWPCMKGEQAWMNFMAFGPGRENLLAVDQIGRSFLYNHDSRLLRTGMPKMRKPIIDPISVAVGDSLYVMSGNPGRLPDRDCFQALLHTRLPASYAQDWCWYSLQPPPFFAADDDGVDRSSCRDAPMPFEISAYAVVDDSQIWISTSGAGTYSYDIASGAWSKLGNWALPFRGRAEYIPEHNLWFGFTPDDLQLCTSDLTASCELRPPVLQDVWTDVNRPEDWTLTDASIVPLGSGQVCVARFFLTCPEESIEDVYGYALEKTENFAVLEGVKLLKAGWAQLRMVKHKSERYVFGRDLVIPL